From a single Mucilaginibacter terrenus genomic region:
- a CDS encoding 2,3,4,5-tetrahydropyridine-2,6-dicarboxylate N-succinyltransferase: MINLKKLIEDAWDDRNLLNFNEYTNAIETVIDRLDKGEIRVSEQIGTRWHTNDWIKKAVILYFPTRQMQEEKVGPFVFYDKMKLKTNYKELGVRVVPHGIARYGAYLAKGVIMMPSYVNIGAYVDEGTMVDTWATVGSCAQIGKHVHLSGGVGIGGVLEPVQASPVIIEDNCFLGSRAIVVEGVHVESEAVLGANVVLTASTKIIDVTGSTPVEYKGRVPARSVVIPGSYAKKFAAGEYQVPCALIIGKRKESTDKKTSLNDALRENNVAV; the protein is encoded by the coding sequence ATGATAAACCTGAAAAAACTTATCGAAGACGCCTGGGACGACAGGAACCTTTTGAATTTTAACGAATATACAAATGCGATTGAAACTGTTATTGACCGCCTGGATAAGGGTGAGATAAGGGTTTCAGAACAAATTGGCACCCGCTGGCACACCAACGACTGGATAAAGAAAGCTGTTATCTTGTACTTTCCTACCCGCCAGATGCAGGAAGAAAAGGTTGGTCCGTTTGTGTTTTACGATAAGATGAAGCTTAAAACCAACTACAAAGAGCTGGGTGTACGCGTAGTACCGCACGGTATTGCACGATATGGCGCTTACCTTGCAAAAGGTGTTATTATGATGCCATCTTATGTAAACATTGGCGCTTATGTAGATGAGGGCACTATGGTTGATACCTGGGCTACAGTTGGCTCATGTGCGCAAATAGGCAAGCATGTTCACCTGAGTGGCGGTGTTGGTATTGGCGGCGTTTTAGAGCCCGTACAAGCTTCTCCTGTTATCATAGAAGACAATTGCTTCCTTGGTTCACGCGCGATTGTTGTAGAAGGTGTTCACGTGGAATCTGAAGCGGTATTAGGTGCCAATGTTGTACTTACCGCATCAACAAAAATAATTGACGTTACCGGTTCTACTCCGGTAGAGTATAAAGGCCGTGTACCTGCGCGTTCTGTAGTTATTCCGGGTTCATACGCTAAGAAGTTTGCAGCTGGTGAATACCAGGTTCCTTGTGCACTTATTATTGGAAAACGTAAAGAATCTACTGATAAGAAGACATCTCTTAACGATGCATTAAGAGAGAACAACGTGGCTGTTTAG
- a CDS encoding glycosyltransferase family 4 protein, which yields MKIGYDAKRAFLNNTGLGNYSRWLIKTTAEHYPDNSYLLYTPKLKHNKWRDFFHAFANIKVITPASKFLTALWRSKGVVTDLKNDGVHIYHGLSYELPSGIQTTGIRTVVSIHDLIFLRFPQYYNAIDRWIYTAKTKKACDTAHRIIAISDRTKQDLVQLLGADPDKIEVIYQGCSPEFGMPIPTDRLEAVRAKYSLPDEFLLTVGTIEERKNLMLLAKALTHLKSSVPLVVVGKATKYLDEVKAYLTQKELLDKVTFLHNVPFEDLTAIYKLASLFIYPSRYEGFGIPILEALTSCLPVIASTGSCLEEAGGPVSRYVHPDDDKELATQIELVLTNTELRDHMIKAGHIYAERFKDATLAAQLMDIYKQLIQYA from the coding sequence ATGAAGATAGGATATGATGCCAAACGTGCTTTTCTCAACAACACGGGCCTCGGCAACTACAGCCGCTGGCTTATAAAAACTACGGCAGAACATTATCCAGACAACTCTTACCTTCTTTACACACCAAAGCTTAAACATAATAAGTGGCGGGATTTCTTCCATGCTTTCGCAAATATCAAAGTAATCACACCTGCGAGTAAGTTTCTTACAGCTTTATGGCGCAGTAAAGGCGTTGTAACAGATCTGAAAAACGATGGTGTGCACATTTACCACGGCTTAAGTTATGAACTGCCATCCGGTATTCAGACCACCGGAATAAGAACAGTAGTGAGCATACACGACCTGATATTCCTGCGCTTTCCTCAATATTATAACGCTATTGACCGCTGGATATACACGGCTAAAACAAAAAAGGCCTGTGATACTGCGCACCGCATAATAGCAATAAGCGACCGTACCAAACAAGACCTGGTGCAACTACTTGGCGCGGATCCGGATAAAATAGAGGTGATATACCAGGGTTGCTCGCCCGAGTTTGGCATGCCTATACCTACCGACAGACTTGAGGCTGTCAGAGCCAAATACAGCCTGCCAGATGAATTTTTACTCACAGTAGGCACCATAGAAGAGCGCAAGAACTTAATGCTTCTCGCCAAAGCTTTAACGCATCTTAAAAGCAGTGTACCACTAGTGGTTGTTGGTAAAGCCACCAAATATTTGGATGAAGTAAAAGCTTACCTCACCCAAAAGGAATTATTGGACAAAGTAACGTTCCTCCACAACGTACCTTTTGAAGACCTTACAGCTATTTATAAGTTGGCCAGCTTGTTTATATATCCATCGCGGTATGAAGGTTTTGGCATACCCATACTGGAGGCGCTAACATCCTGCTTACCTGTAATTGCTTCAACAGGTTCTTGCCTGGAAGAAGCGGGTGGCCCCGTGAGCCGTTACGTGCACCCGGATGATGATAAAGAACTTGCCACACAAATTGAGCTGGTATTAACAAACACAGAATTGCGTGATCACATGATAAAAGCGGGGCATATTTATGCCGAACGGTTTAAAGACGCTACCTTAGCTGCGCAATTAATGGACATTTATAAGCAGCTTATCCAATATGCTTAA
- a CDS encoding L-threonylcarbamoyladenylate synthase, translating into MLKDEVNKALKVIQDGGIILYPTDTIWGVGCDATNSEAVKKIYALKQRAESKSMIILVDVDNKLQNYITEVPEIAYQLIEFAENPLTLVMPGAKNVAPELIAEDGSIGVRVTNNQFCQQLIQRLRKPIVSTSANISGQPSPEYFDKVDQAIIDGVDYVVDIDQHSHEKRKPSTIMRLAPNGSFEFIRR; encoded by the coding sequence ATGCTTAAAGACGAAGTAAACAAAGCGTTGAAAGTTATACAGGATGGAGGTATTATCCTTTATCCTACTGACACTATTTGGGGTGTAGGTTGCGATGCAACTAACAGTGAAGCTGTTAAAAAGATATATGCTCTAAAGCAGCGTGCTGAAAGCAAAAGCATGATCATTTTGGTGGATGTAGACAACAAATTGCAAAATTACATCACCGAAGTACCTGAAATTGCCTATCAATTGATAGAGTTTGCAGAGAACCCGCTGACGTTAGTGATGCCCGGAGCTAAAAACGTTGCCCCCGAGCTCATTGCAGAAGACGGCAGCATAGGTGTAAGGGTTACCAATAACCAATTTTGCCAGCAGTTAATACAACGCTTGCGCAAACCTATTGTATCTACATCGGCCAATATCAGCGGGCAGCCATCCCCCGAATACTTTGATAAAGTCGATCAGGCCATAATTGATGGTGTTGATTATGTGGTGGATATAGATCAGCACAGCCACGAAAAACGCAAGCCATCTACCATAATGCGTTTGGCACCAAACGGCAGTTTCGAATTTATTCGCCGTTAA
- a CDS encoding CCA tRNA nucleotidyltransferase encodes MKQHLQHPVFSVISKLATELDVHAYAIGGYVRDIFLKRPSKDIDIVVLGNGIDFAEAVAAKLGIKVSVFKNFGTAMLRYQDVEVEFVGARKESYRSESRKPIVENGTLEDDQKRRDFTINALAIALNSENYGELLDPFGGTEDMQNKLIRTPLNPVETFSDDPLRMMRAIRFAAQLNFKIDDNALAAIKANLSRIKIVSQERITDELNKIILSPKPSTGFNYLFDTGLLHIIFPQMVALHGVEIINGKGHKDNFYHTLQVLDNICETTDDLWLRWAAILHDIAKPATKRFEPAHGWTFHGHEDKGARMVPKIFAQLKLPLNEKMKFVQKLVQLHLRPIVLSQSIVTDSAVRRLLFEAGDDIEALMLLCKADVTTKNEYKVKKYRNNFELVQQKLKDVEERDNIRNWQPPVTGTDIMLIFGIKEGREVGIIKNKIREAILEGEIPNDREAAIAYTIEKGLEIGLKVAASTN; translated from the coding sequence ATGAAACAACACCTGCAGCACCCGGTATTTTCTGTTATATCTAAACTGGCAACAGAGCTGGATGTGCATGCTTATGCAATTGGTGGCTATGTTCGTGATATTTTTCTGAAACGTCCATCTAAAGATATCGACATTGTAGTGCTGGGTAACGGGATAGATTTCGCCGAGGCTGTAGCTGCTAAGTTAGGTATCAAAGTATCCGTGTTTAAAAACTTTGGTACTGCTATGTTGCGTTACCAGGATGTAGAAGTAGAGTTTGTAGGTGCCCGGAAGGAAAGTTACCGATCTGAATCACGCAAGCCGATAGTGGAGAACGGCACACTAGAAGATGACCAGAAACGCCGTGATTTTACCATCAATGCATTGGCTATTGCGTTGAACAGTGAAAATTATGGCGAGTTACTTGACCCGTTTGGCGGTACTGAAGACATGCAGAACAAGCTCATTCGCACTCCGCTGAATCCTGTAGAAACGTTCTCTGATGATCCTCTAAGAATGATGCGTGCTATTCGGTTTGCTGCCCAGCTTAACTTTAAGATAGATGATAACGCACTCGCAGCTATAAAGGCCAATCTCAGCCGCATCAAAATTGTATCTCAGGAGCGCATTACGGATGAGCTGAACAAAATTATACTGTCGCCTAAGCCTTCAACAGGGTTCAATTACCTTTTCGACACAGGATTGCTGCACATCATCTTTCCGCAGATGGTTGCCTTACATGGCGTAGAGATCATTAACGGTAAAGGACACAAGGACAACTTTTATCATACCTTACAAGTACTGGACAACATCTGTGAGACTACCGATGACCTTTGGTTGCGCTGGGCTGCTATTTTACATGATATTGCCAAGCCCGCCACCAAAAGGTTTGAACCGGCTCACGGTTGGACGTTCCACGGGCATGAGGATAAAGGTGCACGTATGGTACCCAAGATTTTTGCGCAGCTTAAACTTCCATTAAATGAAAAGATGAAGTTTGTTCAAAAGCTGGTGCAGCTACATTTGAGGCCGATAGTATTGTCGCAGTCCATTGTTACTGATTCGGCAGTAAGACGGCTACTGTTTGAGGCAGGTGACGACATTGAAGCACTCATGCTGTTGTGTAAAGCAGACGTGACTACTAAAAATGAGTACAAGGTTAAAAAGTATCGTAACAATTTTGAGCTTGTTCAACAAAAACTTAAAGATGTTGAAGAACGCGATAACATCAGAAATTGGCAGCCCCCAGTTACAGGAACCGATATTATGCTGATTTTTGGCATTAAAGAAGGGCGTGAAGTAGGTATTATCAAGAACAAGATACGGGAAGCCATACTTGAAGGCGAAATACCTAACGACAGGGAGGCTGCAATTGCTTACACAATAGAAAAAGGCCTAGAAATTGGCTTGAAAGTTGCGGCAAGCACAAATTAA
- a CDS encoding IS1096 element passenger TnpR family protein — protein MALYRFRVTFEDYDDVSRDIDVKSNQTFEDLHRAIHQSTGYNPEFPSSFYISNDQWMKGEEITYLPNQKRIDRKIPLMEKIRLSSYIDDPHQKFYYTFNFDKPFDFHVELMKIILDETPGATYPLVVRSVGEAPKQFGNVFNPTVVSSADEDFDFLNEMQYNPEDTEDFSEVTDTDEVSGVPAARVVDDEETEEEDEFGFGDDEGFEDDEKQGREDDY, from the coding sequence ATGGCATTATATAGGTTTAGGGTTACTTTTGAGGACTATGATGACGTAAGCCGCGACATCGATGTGAAATCGAATCAAACGTTCGAGGATCTTCATCGCGCTATACATCAGAGTACCGGCTACAATCCTGAATTTCCATCTTCTTTTTATATCAGTAACGACCAGTGGATGAAGGGTGAAGAGATCACCTATCTGCCTAACCAAAAACGGATAGATAGAAAAATACCGTTAATGGAGAAAATAAGGCTGAGCAGTTACATCGACGATCCGCACCAGAAATTCTATTATACATTCAACTTTGACAAGCCATTTGACTTTCATGTAGAGTTAATGAAGATAATTTTGGATGAAACACCTGGTGCAACTTATCCACTCGTAGTACGCTCAGTTGGAGAAGCACCGAAACAATTCGGTAATGTATTTAATCCAACTGTTGTATCGTCAGCTGATGAGGATTTTGATTTCTTAAACGAGATGCAGTACAACCCAGAGGATACGGAAGACTTTTCTGAAGTAACTGACACGGACGAGGTTAGCGGTGTACCGGCTGCGCGGGTAGTTGATGATGAGGAAACAGAAGAAGAAGACGAATTTGGCTTTGGCGATGACGAGGGCTTCGAAGATGACGAAAAGCAGGGTCGCGAGGATGATTATTAA
- the miaA gene encoding tRNA (adenosine(37)-N6)-dimethylallyltransferase MiaA: protein MDTFNKKTLIVVAGPTASGKTAAAIDIARHFDTVVVSADSRQFFREMSIGTAKPTPLELAAAPHYFINSHSITESFSVGDFERDCIALLDELFKKHDVVILAGGSGLYIKAVCEGFDDLPTASTELRVKLNNSLEENGIKALQARLKEVDPVYYAEVDLDNPRRLIRALEVYETSGQPFSSFHKAHLNKRPFNIIKLGLEMPRDVLYNRINLRVDQMFQDGLLAEARALLPYRNLNALNTVGYTELFKYFDGKISLHDAISLIKQNTRRFAKRQMTWFRKDKNIIWVNATTAKLLEAIAGKMTL from the coding sequence ATGGACACTTTTAATAAAAAGACTCTTATAGTAGTAGCCGGGCCAACTGCTTCCGGCAAAACAGCAGCGGCGATAGACATTGCCAGGCACTTTGATACTGTTGTGGTATCTGCTGACTCCAGACAGTTTTTTAGAGAAATGTCCATTGGGACGGCTAAACCAACACCATTAGAGCTAGCCGCGGCCCCTCATTACTTTATTAACTCCCACTCCATTACAGAAAGCTTTTCTGTTGGCGACTTTGAACGGGACTGCATTGCGCTTTTGGACGAACTTTTTAAAAAGCACGATGTAGTAATTCTTGCCGGTGGTTCGGGATTATATATAAAAGCTGTTTGTGAAGGTTTTGATGATTTACCTACCGCTAGCACAGAGCTGCGGGTAAAGCTCAATAACAGTTTAGAAGAGAATGGCATTAAGGCTTTACAAGCAAGATTGAAGGAAGTCGATCCTGTATATTATGCGGAAGTAGACCTTGACAACCCAAGGCGGCTTATACGAGCACTGGAAGTATACGAGACCTCCGGACAACCATTCTCATCATTTCATAAAGCCCATCTGAATAAAAGGCCGTTCAACATCATAAAGCTCGGATTAGAGATGCCACGGGACGTGTTGTATAATCGCATCAATTTAAGGGTTGATCAAATGTTTCAAGATGGACTGTTGGCAGAAGCACGAGCACTTCTACCGTATCGTAACCTTAATGCCTTAAATACTGTAGGTTATACCGAGCTGTTTAAGTACTTTGATGGCAAGATTTCATTGCACGATGCAATATCCCTTATAAAACAAAATACCAGGCGATTTGCTAAAAGGCAAATGACCTGGTTTCGTAAGGATAAAAACATTATATGGGTAAATGCTACCACAGCTAAGCTCCTCGAAGCTATAGCGGGCAAAATGACCCTTTGA
- the rfbA gene encoding glucose-1-phosphate thymidylyltransferase RfbA, producing MKGIILAGGSGTRLYPITKAISKQLMPIYDKPMIYYPLSVLMLAGISEVLIITTAEDNPGFKRLLGTGEELGCRFEYAIQEKPNGLAQAFVIGADFIGNDKVALVLGDNIFYGSGFSRLIQSFNDVEGAAIFAYPVADPERYGVVEFNEDFKAVSIEEKPLKPKSKFAVPGLYFYDNTVVEIAKNIQPSPRGEYEITDVNRVYLEQGNLKVGVMDRGTAWLDTGTFDSLSDATEFVRVIEKRQAKKIGCIEEVAYLMGFIDDDQLKVLVQKYIKSGYGAYLQSLLDQ from the coding sequence ATGAAAGGTATAATACTAGCAGGAGGATCTGGCACAAGGCTATATCCAATAACAAAGGCAATCAGTAAGCAACTGATGCCAATATATGATAAGCCCATGATTTATTATCCGCTTTCGGTTTTGATGCTGGCGGGAATAAGCGAAGTACTAATTATTACCACTGCGGAGGATAATCCAGGCTTTAAACGTCTTTTGGGGACAGGTGAGGAACTTGGCTGCCGCTTTGAATATGCCATTCAGGAAAAGCCAAATGGGTTGGCTCAGGCCTTTGTCATAGGGGCAGATTTCATCGGCAATGATAAAGTCGCCTTGGTTTTAGGTGATAACATATTTTATGGGTCTGGTTTTAGCAGGCTGATACAAAGCTTTAACGATGTTGAGGGTGCTGCAATATTCGCTTACCCAGTGGCCGATCCGGAACGTTATGGTGTGGTTGAGTTTAATGAGGATTTTAAAGCGGTATCTATCGAAGAAAAGCCTTTAAAGCCAAAATCTAAATTCGCTGTACCTGGGTTGTATTTTTATGATAATACCGTGGTAGAGATAGCAAAAAATATACAACCATCTCCACGTGGCGAGTACGAGATAACAGACGTTAACCGGGTTTACCTGGAGCAAGGCAACCTAAAGGTGGGGGTAATGGATCGTGGTACTGCATGGCTGGACACCGGAACATTTGATTCTCTTAGTGACGCTACCGAATTTGTACGAGTGATAGAAAAGCGTCAGGCTAAAAAAATTGGTTGCATAGAGGAAGTTGCTTATTTAATGGGCTTTATAGATGACGATCAGCTTAAGGTTTTGGTTCAGAAATACATAAAAAGTGGTTACGGCGCTTATCTGCAAAGCTTGCTGGATCAGTAA
- the rfbD gene encoding dTDP-4-dehydrorhamnose reductase, whose protein sequence is MSNTIVFGASGQLGQCFKRISAEMNLDIFIFPDETEGNILDVEGLERLFQFHRPVYAINCAAYTAVDKAETDVELATKVNVEGAKNIADLCSKFNVTLIQVSTDFVFKGDKASPLKEEDEASPISVYGQTKLDGERAVIEATDKYFIIRTAWLYSEFANNFVKTMLKLASTRNELKVIADQAGTPTYAIDLAECIISIITSGSTAYGIYHYSNEGIASWYDFTKAIFDLSDISTRVIPIPTSEYPTPAVRPAYSVMDKTKIKTTFGLQIPYWRESLKTCLSKINQQN, encoded by the coding sequence ATGAGCAACACTATAGTATTTGGAGCGTCCGGTCAACTTGGCCAGTGTTTCAAAAGAATATCAGCCGAAATGAACCTCGACATTTTTATTTTCCCCGATGAAACGGAAGGGAATATACTTGACGTAGAAGGATTGGAAAGGCTCTTTCAATTTCACAGACCTGTTTATGCAATTAACTGCGCGGCTTATACCGCTGTGGACAAAGCTGAAACAGATGTTGAACTTGCTACAAAGGTAAATGTTGAAGGAGCTAAGAATATCGCCGATTTATGTAGTAAATTTAACGTTACGCTTATCCAGGTATCTACTGATTTTGTTTTTAAAGGAGATAAGGCCAGTCCGCTAAAAGAGGAGGACGAAGCATCACCAATAAGCGTGTATGGACAAACCAAGCTTGATGGTGAGAGGGCGGTTATTGAAGCTACCGACAAATACTTTATTATACGCACCGCCTGGCTGTATTCAGAGTTCGCTAATAATTTTGTAAAAACCATGCTAAAGCTCGCATCAACTCGCAATGAATTAAAGGTTATTGCAGATCAGGCAGGTACACCAACCTATGCTATTGATTTAGCCGAATGCATTATCAGTATAATTACGTCTGGTAGCACAGCATACGGTATTTACCATTACAGTAATGAGGGCATAGCATCCTGGTACGATTTTACAAAAGCAATATTCGACCTTTCAGACATTAGCACCAGGGTTATCCCTATACCTACAAGCGAATATCCTACACCTGCAGTGAGGCCAGCCTACTCAGTAATGGATAAGACGAAGATCAAAACTACATTTGGCTTACAAATACCATATTGGAGAGAGAGCCTGAAAACTTGTTTAAGCAAGATCAATCAACAGAACTAA
- the fcl gene encoding GDP-L-fucose synthase: MKKDAKIYIAGHRGMVGSAILRKLEQEGFSNLIVRTSAELDLRDQQQVTDFFSKEKPDYVFLAAAKVGGIVANNTYRADFLYENLQIQNNVIHNAYLNGVTKLMFLGSSCIYPKLAPQPLKEDYLLTGPLEPTNEPYAIAKIAGIKTCDAYRDQYGCNFISVMPTNLYGYNDNYHPQNSHVLPAMIRRFHEAKEQGLPNVTIWGTGSPLREFLFADDLADACYYLMQNYDEPGLVNIGSGKEISIKDLANLVKKVVGFEGSIDFDTSKPDGTPRKLMDVSKLADKGWSYSTELEDGIKLAYEDFQKKHVER; encoded by the coding sequence ATGAAAAAAGACGCTAAAATTTACATTGCCGGACATCGCGGAATGGTGGGTTCTGCCATTCTCCGTAAGCTTGAACAAGAGGGATTTTCAAATTTAATCGTACGTACATCGGCGGAATTAGACCTTCGTGATCAGCAGCAGGTCACTGATTTTTTCTCAAAAGAAAAGCCTGATTACGTTTTTTTGGCAGCAGCTAAAGTGGGTGGTATTGTTGCTAACAATACTTACCGCGCAGATTTCTTGTATGAGAACTTACAAATACAAAATAACGTAATACACAACGCTTATCTCAATGGCGTTACAAAGCTTATGTTTTTGGGATCTAGCTGTATCTATCCAAAGCTTGCACCTCAGCCATTAAAAGAGGATTATTTGCTAACAGGACCGCTGGAACCAACAAATGAACCTTACGCAATAGCTAAAATTGCCGGTATAAAAACCTGCGATGCTTACCGCGACCAGTATGGCTGTAATTTCATATCGGTAATGCCAACAAACCTTTACGGCTATAACGATAATTATCATCCGCAGAATTCACATGTTTTGCCGGCAATGATACGACGCTTCCATGAAGCTAAAGAACAGGGGCTGCCGAACGTTACTATTTGGGGTACAGGTTCGCCATTAAGAGAGTTTTTGTTTGCTGATGACTTGGCTGATGCCTGTTATTACCTTATGCAGAACTATGACGAACCCGGTCTTGTAAACATTGGCAGCGGTAAGGAGATATCTATAAAGGACCTGGCTAATTTAGTTAAAAAGGTAGTTGGCTTTGAGGGAAGCATTGATTTTGATACTTCAAAGCCGGATGGTACTCCGCGTAAATTAATGGATGTTAGCAAACTGGCCGATAAAGGTTGGAGTTATTCTACGGAATTAGAAGATGGAATTAAGCTAGCTTACGAGGACTTCCAAAAAAAGCATGTTGAACGATAA